The following proteins are co-located in the Silene latifolia isolate original U9 population chromosome 1, ASM4854445v1, whole genome shotgun sequence genome:
- the LOC141602983 gene encoding glutathione S-transferase-like, whose protein sequence is MAIKVHGSPNSTATLRVVAALHEKEIDFEFVTVDMRSGAHKTPQYLALNPFGQVPALEDGDIILFESRAITKYIASAYESQETPLLNKDKKQLADLAIWSEVEAHQFDPVGSKLAWELFYKGLFGMQTDAAAVEENEAKLVKVLDVYEARLAQSKYLAGDSFTLADLHHLPALHYLSGTKVKSLFDERPHVSAWCKDILARPSWEKALALQKQG, encoded by the exons ATGGCGATCAAGGTTCATGGAAGCCCAAACTCCACCGCAACTCTCCGTGTTGTTGCTGCTCTTCATGAAAAGGAAATCGATTTCGAATTTGTTACTGTTGATATGAGATCCGGTGCACATAAAACCCCTCAATATCTCGCTCTTAAT CCATTTGGTCAAGTACCTGCTCTTGAAGATGGAGATATCATACTTTTTG AGTCGAGGGCAATTACAAAGTACATAGCATCTGCATACGAAAGCCAGGAAACTCCACTGCTGAACAAGGACAAGAAGCAATTGGCGGACCTAGCTATCTGGTCAGAAGTCGAGGCCCATCAATTTGATCCAGTTGGTAGCAAACTCGCTTGGGAGCTCTTCTACAAGGGTTTATTCGGAATGCAGACTGACGCAGCTGCAGTTGAGGAGAATGAAGCTAAGTTGGTGAAGGTCCTGGATGTGTATGAGGCTCGTCTGGCGCAGTCCAAGTACTTAGCTGGTGACTCCTTCACATTGGCTGATCTTCATCACTTGCCTGCCTTGCACTACTTGTCTGGCACCAAAGTGAAGTCGCTTTTCGATGAGCGTCCTCATGTGAGTGCTTGGTGCAAGGATATCTTGGCTAGGCCTTCTTGGGAGAAGGCCCTTGCTCTCCAAAAGCAGGGTTGA